The following proteins come from a genomic window of Geomonas sp. RF6:
- a CDS encoding glycosyltransferase family 25 protein, with protein sequence MYQGFYINMDRAVERRKLLEQHLQDAGLSQRYARFPAIDGTAITYGPDAVAGSPVLGCTLSHLSIVKDQLDSGKHLHIIEDDAILHRDIGRVLEHFATHEQAPEWDVLMTDLFLPPDLYLFKYLHEKYVESMKSGTVTFIDIQSWEFAGATSYFVNKDSKEKFLRMMEHGFSDHTPYDIRLRTLAKNGMLKVFTCFPFFSTLSESSSDSTIAGGFRHVLPLSEYRRSFYVAADLLGIRDKLRCTPPCPSDTHTEIYLNLIKALLDPQHQSF encoded by the coding sequence ATGTATCAAGGCTTTTACATCAACATGGACAGAGCGGTAGAGAGAAGAAAGCTGCTGGAACAGCACCTCCAGGATGCCGGCCTGTCGCAAAGGTATGCGAGATTCCCTGCCATAGATGGGACGGCCATTACCTATGGACCAGATGCCGTAGCCGGCTCTCCCGTGCTCGGATGCACGTTGAGTCACTTGAGCATAGTGAAGGATCAGCTCGACTCCGGAAAACACCTGCACATCATTGAAGATGACGCCATCCTGCACCGGGATATCGGAAGGGTCCTCGAACACTTCGCCACGCATGAGCAGGCGCCGGAATGGGATGTCCTCATGACAGACCTCTTTCTCCCCCCCGACCTGTATCTCTTCAAATACCTGCATGAGAAATACGTGGAGTCGATGAAGTCAGGCACCGTTACCTTCATCGACATTCAAAGCTGGGAGTTCGCAGGGGCGACCTCATACTTTGTGAACAAAGACAGCAAGGAGAAGTTCCTGCGCATGATGGAGCACGGATTCAGCGACCATACTCCGTATGACATAAGGCTCAGAACCCTCGCGAAGAACGGCATGCTGAAGGTTTTTACCTGCTTCCCCTTCTTCAGTACCCTCTCCGAATCGAGCTCCGACTCGACTATCGCCGGAGGATTTCGCCATGTGCTCCCCCTTTCGGAGTATCGCCGCTCTTTCTACGTCGCTGCGGACCTGCTGGGGATCCGCGACAAGCTCCGCTGCACCCCCCCCTGCCCCTCCGATACTCATACGGAGATTTACCTGAACCTGATAAAGGCGCTGCTCGATCCTCAGCACCAATCCTTCTGA
- a CDS encoding pyridoxamine 5'-phosphate oxidase family protein: protein MDKKEILEFMTANPVFHLATAEGSKPHVRGMLLYRADENGIIFNTGKVKDLHQQLTANQQVELSFHNGNFENLIQVRVSGTAELVEDLDLKKEIIEQRDFLKPWVEEVGYEPVAVYRIRNGVATVWRLSGNLAPKEYVEL, encoded by the coding sequence ATGGACAAAAAAGAGATCCTGGAATTCATGACTGCAAATCCTGTTTTTCATCTGGCAACTGCTGAAGGGAGCAAGCCGCATGTGCGCGGCATGCTGCTATACAGGGCGGATGAGAACGGAATTATTTTCAACACCGGAAAGGTGAAAGATCTGCACCAGCAGCTGACCGCAAATCAGCAAGTAGAGTTGTCGTTTCACAACGGCAACTTCGAGAACCTCATCCAGGTTCGAGTCTCAGGTACTGCCGAGCTTGTGGAAGACCTCGACCTGAAGAAAGAGATCATAGAGCAGCGGGACTTCCTGAAGCCCTGGGTAGAAGAAGTCGGATATGAGCCGGTTGCGGTTTACCGAATCCGAAATGGTGTGGCGACAGTGTGGAGACTGTCGGGCAACCTGGCACCGAAGGAGTATGTCGAGCTATAA
- a CDS encoding glycosyltransferase: MSTTTIVVPCYNEAERLKPSVFLETLGKDPELSFLFVDDGSRDETLQSLHALRDKEPTRIGVLDMERNSGKAEAVRRGILKALETPCDYVGYWDADLATPLDEIADFSSLLDRGGIDVVLGSRVCLLGRNIQRRAWKHYIGRVFATCASLLLQLKVYDTQCGAKLFKASPLLRQVFGTPFKVNWTFDLEMIGRFLLLQDLTPEEVPSRWVEHPLREWVDVKGSKVGVKDYIRGGMEFCTIFFYLRTPARSSYLRYLTATVPPQVEAPSSDGAAANQPEGLR; the protein is encoded by the coding sequence GTGAGCACCACCACGATCGTCGTCCCCTGTTACAATGAGGCGGAGCGTCTCAAGCCCTCCGTTTTTCTCGAGACCCTCGGGAAAGACCCGGAGTTGTCATTTCTTTTTGTCGACGACGGCAGCCGCGACGAGACACTGCAGAGCCTGCATGCCCTGAGAGATAAGGAGCCGACGCGGATCGGGGTGCTGGACATGGAGCGAAACTCCGGGAAGGCTGAGGCTGTCCGCCGCGGGATCCTCAAGGCGCTGGAAACCCCGTGCGACTACGTGGGCTACTGGGATGCGGACCTCGCCACGCCGCTTGACGAGATTGCAGACTTTTCTTCCCTTCTGGACCGCGGCGGGATAGACGTGGTCCTCGGCTCGAGGGTCTGCCTGCTCGGACGTAACATTCAGCGCAGAGCCTGGAAACACTACATAGGAAGGGTCTTCGCCACCTGCGCCTCCCTTTTACTTCAGCTCAAAGTCTACGACACCCAGTGCGGCGCGAAGCTGTTCAAAGCTTCCCCCCTCCTGCGGCAGGTCTTTGGCACCCCGTTCAAGGTCAACTGGACCTTCGACCTGGAGATGATCGGTCGTTTTCTCCTGCTGCAGGACCTTACCCCGGAGGAGGTGCCCTCGCGCTGGGTCGAGCACCCGCTCCGCGAATGGGTGGACGTGAAGGGGTCCAAGGTCGGGGTTAAGGATTACATTAGGGGGGGCATGGAGTTTTGCACCATCTTCTTCTATCTCCGCACCCCAGCCCGTAGCAGCTATCTCAGGTACCTCACAGCAACAGTCCCGCCACAGGTCGAAGCGCCCTCCTCCGACGGTGCGGCAGCGAACCAGCCAGAAGGGCTCCGATGA
- a CDS encoding YsnF/AvaK domain-containing protein — MAKTVVGLMDSMRQAHEVVRELESTGFEKGSINLIGSHRGTGTESGTLTGTTRTGQGLDETRTTAAERGTTGAPSGAYESGLTPTTIPGIGPALHRGSLGSDLSGGGLGPLVKMGVPEQDAHYYMEGVKRGGVMVAVTCPDDRVPQASSIMQNHGAIDIDRTAEHWKREGWTGFHAEGYEHTAQARSGHQEARVLPVAEETVKVGKREVSEGFVRVYTHVESVPIQENVSLREEHATIERRPVDRPISGADREAFRESSVEVREMREEPVVSKEARVKEEVLVGKDSTQRMETVHETARQTKVEVERGQQTGRGSGTAPHDEDEDFRRHYQSLYSSKGDYDTYRSAYHYGEDPEMMQLRGREWSEVEEDVHRSWDKKHPGGTWSQFKDAIRYGWDKKRRT; from the coding sequence ATGGCAAAGACAGTTGTAGGACTGATGGATAGCATGAGACAGGCGCATGAGGTGGTGCGTGAACTTGAGAGCACCGGCTTCGAGAAAGGCTCAATTAACCTGATCGGTAGTCACAGGGGTACGGGTACAGAGAGCGGCACACTTACGGGGACAACCAGGACCGGGCAGGGGCTGGATGAAACACGCACCACGGCAGCGGAGCGTGGCACAACTGGCGCCCCAAGCGGCGCCTATGAGAGTGGACTCACCCCCACTACCATTCCCGGGATAGGCCCAGCACTCCACCGGGGATCGCTCGGCTCCGATCTCTCGGGCGGGGGATTAGGTCCCCTGGTGAAGATGGGGGTGCCCGAACAGGATGCCCATTATTATATGGAAGGTGTGAAGCGTGGTGGCGTCATGGTCGCTGTCACCTGCCCGGATGACAGAGTCCCCCAGGCATCGAGTATCATGCAGAACCACGGCGCAATCGACATAGACAGGACCGCGGAGCACTGGAAACGGGAGGGGTGGACCGGCTTCCATGCGGAGGGGTATGAACATACTGCCCAGGCGCGGAGTGGCCACCAGGAGGCACGGGTCCTGCCGGTTGCCGAGGAGACGGTAAAGGTAGGTAAGCGCGAGGTATCGGAAGGGTTTGTTCGGGTCTACACCCACGTCGAATCAGTTCCGATCCAGGAGAATGTCTCGCTACGCGAGGAGCACGCCACCATAGAGCGGCGTCCTGTGGATCGCCCGATCAGCGGGGCCGACCGCGAGGCTTTCAGGGAATCCTCCGTCGAGGTCCGCGAGATGAGAGAAGAGCCGGTGGTATCGAAAGAAGCCCGGGTCAAGGAGGAGGTGCTGGTGGGCAAGGACTCGACCCAGCGCATGGAGACCGTACACGAGACTGCACGCCAGACGAAGGTCGAGGTGGAGAGAGGACAGCAAACAGGGCGCGGCAGCGGGACCGCGCCGCATGACGAGGATGAAGACTTCCGCAGGCACTACCAGAGCTTGTACAGCAGCAAGGGGGACTACGACACGTATCGCTCCGCCTATCACTATGGCGAAGACCCCGAGATGATGCAGCTGCGCGGCAGGGAGTGGTCGGAAGTGGAAGAGGACGTGCACCGCTCGTGGGACAAAAAGCACCCCGGCGGAACGTGGAGTCAGTTCAAGGACGCGATCCGGTACGGATGGGATAAAAAGCGCCGTACTTAG
- a CDS encoding pyridoxamine 5'-phosphate oxidase family protein: MFPEKALEVLKHPGVVAIATQGEDGPHLVNTWNSYLQFSEEGWMLIPAGYMHETETNISKDNRILLTIGSHEVQGKLGAGTGFLIKGTAEFLYAGASFEQVKARYPWARAALAVKVTSVTQTL; the protein is encoded by the coding sequence ATGTTTCCCGAAAAAGCGCTCGAAGTTCTGAAACACCCGGGGGTGGTGGCGATCGCCACCCAAGGCGAAGATGGCCCGCACCTGGTCAACACCTGGAACAGTTACCTGCAGTTCTCCGAAGAGGGGTGGATGCTGATCCCGGCCGGCTACATGCACGAGACGGAGACCAACATCTCCAAAGACAACCGGATCCTGCTAACGATAGGGAGTCACGAGGTGCAGGGAAAGCTCGGCGCCGGAACCGGCTTTCTCATCAAGGGAACCGCGGAGTTCCTCTATGCCGGAGCGAGTTTCGAGCAGGTGAAGGCGAGGTACCCCTGGGCGCGTGCCGCACTGGCTGTAAAGGTCACCTCCGTCACGCAGACCCTGTAG
- a CDS encoding M24 family metallopeptidase, with the protein MEQNRETLEGTRADFSVQLMLEARAKAKEAVHRIAAKVHPGMAEEYANTVVAETLQEMGSSKNFHKAYIRFGTNTTKTFGAESDPGVVLGEDDIFFIDVGPVFGEYEGDAGDTFVTGNNRDFRRAAEDARNVFNAVLEKWKTEKATGAELYNFAEQKAKELGWTLNLDLGGHRLGDFPSGQHYEGPLSEITFTPAPNLWMVEIHLLHPEQQFGSFYEDLLM; encoded by the coding sequence ATGGAGCAAAACCGCGAGACACTGGAAGGGACGAGAGCGGACTTTTCTGTTCAGCTGATGCTCGAAGCAAGGGCGAAGGCCAAGGAGGCGGTACATCGCATCGCGGCAAAGGTGCATCCCGGGATGGCGGAGGAGTACGCCAACACGGTTGTGGCGGAGACACTGCAGGAAATGGGGTCGAGCAAGAACTTCCACAAGGCTTACATCCGCTTCGGGACCAATACCACCAAAACCTTCGGCGCCGAGTCCGATCCGGGGGTGGTGCTCGGCGAGGACGACATCTTCTTTATCGATGTGGGACCCGTTTTTGGTGAGTACGAGGGGGATGCCGGTGATACCTTCGTGACCGGGAACAACAGGGACTTCCGACGCGCCGCAGAAGACGCCCGGAATGTATTCAATGCTGTTCTGGAAAAGTGGAAAACGGAGAAGGCGACCGGCGCCGAGCTGTACAATTTTGCGGAGCAAAAGGCGAAAGAGCTCGGGTGGACGTTGAACCTCGACCTCGGCGGGCACAGGCTGGGGGATTTTCCGAGCGGCCAGCACTACGAAGGCCCGCTATCTGAAATCACTTTTACACCGGCACCAAACCTCTGGATGGTGGAAATCCACCTCCTGCACCCTGAGCAGCAGTTCGGTTCATTCTACGAGGACCTGCTTATGTAG
- the pdxR gene encoding MocR-like pyridoxine biosynthesis transcription factor PdxR, whose translation MLVLSHDSQVPLYTQLYSQIKGAILSGRFAADSRLPSVRDLARQHLISRNTVENAYLELYAEGYIYSKERSGYFVSPLSPDDVLVSPPARGAARETVQETQCLFDFHPARLDAEAFPERIWRKCLLDALHRGSRDLNHYSEAQGEGTLRGEIRKYLEQSRGVVCDIDQIVVCGGLQHGLDIVAHLLKDSRPVVAVEDPGYHLARSVFANHSLEVLPLPVLDEGLDLRALQDSRSTVAYVTPSHQFPMGCVMPIANRLKLLRWAREGGNFIIEDDYDSELRYHGRPIPSLQGLDPDGNIVYSGTFSKVLSPALRVSYLVLPHSLLPAYRRLFSDYAPSVSVLEQRALAQFMEQGHWERHVRRVRTLYRKKHDALLRALARHCGERASVIGQGAGLHVVVQLHDTAVKEEELVAAARHSGIKLFPFSTTCVNRKPEEGMVILGFGGLSIDRIEEGVALLFQSQQKRISAE comes from the coding sequence ATGCTGGTCCTTAGCCACGACAGCCAGGTTCCATTGTACACGCAGCTCTACAGCCAGATAAAGGGAGCGATCCTCTCCGGGAGATTCGCCGCCGATTCAAGACTCCCTTCGGTGAGGGACCTGGCGCGCCAACATCTCATCAGTCGCAACACCGTGGAGAATGCCTACCTTGAGCTCTACGCCGAAGGGTACATCTACAGCAAGGAGCGCAGCGGGTATTTCGTCTCCCCCTTGAGCCCCGACGACGTTCTTGTCTCCCCTCCGGCCAGGGGTGCTGCGCGGGAGACGGTCCAGGAGACACAGTGCCTATTCGACTTTCATCCCGCTCGACTCGATGCGGAGGCATTCCCTGAGCGCATCTGGCGGAAATGTCTCCTCGACGCATTGCACCGCGGGTCCCGCGATCTGAACCATTACTCCGAGGCGCAGGGAGAGGGCACCTTGCGCGGAGAGATCCGGAAATACCTGGAACAATCCCGCGGCGTCGTCTGCGACATCGATCAGATCGTTGTCTGCGGCGGACTTCAGCACGGACTCGACATCGTGGCGCATCTCCTGAAAGACAGTCGCCCCGTGGTTGCGGTCGAGGATCCCGGCTACCACCTGGCGCGGTCGGTCTTTGCGAACCACTCCCTGGAGGTACTTCCTCTCCCTGTGCTGGATGAGGGCCTCGACCTCCGTGCGCTCCAGGATAGTCGCAGCACCGTGGCCTACGTCACGCCGTCGCACCAGTTCCCGATGGGATGTGTGATGCCGATCGCGAACCGCCTGAAGCTTCTTCGCTGGGCAAGGGAGGGGGGCAACTTCATCATCGAAGATGACTACGACAGCGAGCTTCGTTATCACGGCCGGCCAATTCCATCGCTGCAAGGGCTCGATCCGGACGGCAACATCGTCTACTCCGGCACTTTTTCGAAGGTGCTGTCTCCGGCTCTGCGCGTCAGCTACCTGGTGCTGCCCCATTCGCTACTGCCCGCCTACCGTCGCCTGTTCAGCGATTATGCTCCTTCGGTGTCGGTGCTGGAACAGAGGGCACTGGCGCAATTCATGGAGCAGGGGCACTGGGAGCGCCATGTGCGGCGGGTGCGAACCCTCTATCGGAAGAAGCATGACGCGCTGTTGCGTGCGTTGGCCCGGCATTGCGGCGAGCGCGCCAGTGTCATAGGGCAGGGCGCAGGGCTACATGTGGTGGTGCAACTTCACGATACTGCAGTTAAAGAAGAAGAGCTTGTCGCCGCTGCACGCCACAGCGGCATAAAGCTTTTTCCCTTCTCGACAACGTGCGTCAATCGGAAACCGGAAGAAGGAATGGTCATCCTCGGGTTCGGCGGTCTGAGTATCGACAGGATTGAAGAGGGGGTCGCTCTCCTTTTCCAGAGCCAGCAGAAAAGAATATCCGCAGAGTAG
- a CDS encoding DJ-1/PfpI family protein, translating to MDYNGKRIYLCSEMCRDAVAKDPERAIRTIVAKGQTVQAIPTKDSPAALPVRKKTLGVLLFPRFEMLDAYGPMELWGNLKEKVQVITVATQAGAVASNQGPRTVADYGFDDAPQIDLLLIPGGMGAFDLVNDQKTLEWLRTRAKKAEIVMSVCNGASLLAAAGILDGRPATTNKMFWKSSTGPGPKVKWVKNARWVDDGTIVTSSGISAGIDMSLAVIARLYGKDVAEWLARATEYEPHRDPSWDPFAKAAGLVD from the coding sequence GTGGACTACAACGGAAAACGCATCTACCTCTGCTCGGAAATGTGCCGCGACGCCGTGGCAAAAGATCCGGAACGGGCGATACGTACCATAGTAGCAAAGGGGCAGACCGTCCAGGCCATTCCCACGAAGGATTCGCCGGCGGCGCTTCCCGTCAGGAAAAAAACCCTCGGGGTCCTTCTCTTCCCCCGGTTCGAGATGCTCGACGCCTACGGACCGATGGAACTCTGGGGAAACCTCAAAGAGAAAGTACAGGTGATAACCGTTGCCACCCAAGCGGGGGCAGTTGCTTCGAACCAGGGTCCGAGGACGGTAGCCGACTACGGTTTCGACGACGCGCCACAAATAGACCTCCTCCTCATTCCGGGAGGAATGGGCGCCTTCGACCTGGTGAATGACCAGAAGACCCTCGAATGGCTGCGAACGCGGGCGAAAAAGGCAGAGATCGTCATGTCCGTCTGCAACGGGGCGTCACTCCTGGCAGCAGCAGGAATCCTCGACGGCAGGCCTGCAACTACCAACAAAATGTTCTGGAAGAGTTCGACCGGCCCGGGGCCGAAGGTAAAGTGGGTCAAGAACGCCCGCTGGGTCGACGACGGCACCATCGTGACCTCTTCAGGCATCTCCGCAGGAATCGACATGTCGCTTGCCGTTATAGCGCGTCTGTACGGGAAGGACGTGGCAGAGTGGCTGGCGCGCGCCACCGAATACGAACCACACAGGGACCCGTCGTGGGATCCGTTTGCAAAGGCGGCTGGGTTGGTGGATTGA
- a CDS encoding rhodanese-like domain-containing protein: MEGDYFQGERSMNVRCNCSFVTGAALLMVCLAVPGWASATGTSARKAKAHSKPAQATAVQGSEEIVQKSSAFFAAPPFMAAEDVYAKVVKEGDSTYFLVSLQPRTEFAKGHVPGAVNLPFEEITERSVLKLLPRDRKIVFTCDDGHRSMMASLYFNQLGYSATAMPMGLSHWNRTESAAPLTGSARYPVSTEKADVAVGKAVPAVSSNAGKGNELIAERTRGVLTSRRKLFMNQNEVYEEAAKDGGKGIFLVSIQRPEDYAKGHVPGAINVPFTELASKKSLSKLPTDRKIVVVCYIGHIAAAATLFLNQLGYEAYDLRFGTLGWNDTTEGLGKMKGYLLSLVQDRKYPVERAQENQ; encoded by the coding sequence GTGGAGGGGGATTACTTCCAAGGAGAACGGTCAATGAACGTCAGATGCAATTGCAGTTTCGTTACCGGTGCGGCGCTTTTGATGGTCTGCCTCGCCGTCCCGGGATGGGCCAGCGCCACTGGGACGAGCGCCAGGAAAGCAAAAGCACACAGCAAACCGGCGCAGGCGACGGCGGTGCAGGGGTCGGAAGAAATCGTGCAAAAAAGTTCCGCCTTCTTTGCGGCTCCCCCCTTCATGGCGGCTGAGGATGTCTACGCCAAAGTGGTTAAAGAGGGTGACAGCACTTATTTCCTGGTGAGCCTTCAGCCCCGCACCGAGTTCGCCAAGGGACACGTGCCGGGCGCGGTCAACCTCCCCTTCGAGGAGATCACGGAGCGCAGTGTCCTCAAACTCCTCCCGCGTGACAGAAAGATCGTCTTCACCTGTGATGACGGACATCGTTCCATGATGGCATCGCTGTACTTCAACCAACTCGGCTACAGCGCCACAGCCATGCCGATGGGTCTCAGCCACTGGAACCGGACCGAATCTGCTGCGCCCTTAACAGGTTCCGCACGGTACCCGGTGAGCACGGAGAAGGCGGACGTTGCGGTCGGGAAGGCGGTTCCGGCCGTTTCAAGCAACGCCGGAAAAGGAAATGAGCTGATCGCCGAGCGGACGAGGGGCGTGCTGACCTCACGCAGGAAATTGTTCATGAACCAGAACGAGGTGTACGAAGAGGCGGCCAAAGACGGGGGCAAGGGAATTTTCCTAGTCAGCATTCAACGCCCGGAGGATTACGCAAAAGGGCACGTCCCCGGGGCGATCAACGTTCCCTTCACCGAGCTGGCAAGCAAGAAAAGCCTCAGCAAGCTTCCGACCGACCGCAAGATCGTGGTTGTCTGCTACATCGGGCACATCGCAGCGGCGGCTACCCTTTTCCTGAACCAACTGGGATACGAGGCCTACGATTTGCGCTTCGGCACCCTCGGCTGGAACGATACGACAGAAGGCTTGGGAAAAATGAAGGGCTATTTGCTCAGCCTGGTGCAAGACAGGAAGTACCCTGTCGAACGGGCGCAGGAGAATCAGTGA
- a CDS encoding TIGR00730 family Rossman fold protein encodes MKSICVYCGSSPGRLDAYAASARALGAVLAGNNIRLVYGGAKVGIMGMLADTVLSLGGEVVGVIPEALVAKEVAHQGLTTLHVTGSMHERKMLMADLSDGFVALPGGIGTLEELFEVWTWAQLGFHHKPCGLLNVAGYYDGLAAFLDHAVAEQFVQNAQRAMLIVEQTAGELLRRFRGYEPPLVPKLVDEKET; translated from the coding sequence ATGAAAAGCATTTGCGTCTACTGTGGCTCGAGCCCCGGCAGGCTCGATGCCTACGCGGCATCTGCGCGGGCGCTGGGCGCTGTGCTGGCGGGAAACAACATCAGGCTCGTGTATGGAGGCGCGAAAGTCGGGATTATGGGTATGCTCGCCGACACAGTCCTCAGTCTCGGGGGGGAAGTCGTCGGTGTCATTCCTGAAGCGCTGGTCGCCAAAGAGGTGGCGCACCAGGGGCTGACCACACTGCACGTGACAGGCTCCATGCACGAGCGCAAGATGCTGATGGCCGATCTCTCTGACGGCTTCGTGGCCCTCCCTGGCGGCATCGGAACGCTTGAAGAGCTCTTTGAGGTCTGGACCTGGGCGCAACTCGGTTTTCACCACAAGCCGTGCGGTCTGCTCAATGTGGCGGGTTATTACGATGGACTCGCCGCATTTCTGGATCATGCCGTCGCCGAACAGTTCGTCCAGAACGCACAGCGCGCCATGCTCATCGTCGAGCAAACAGCCGGGGAACTCCTCCGCCGATTCCGCGGGTACGAGCCGCCTCTGGTTCCCAAACTGGTGGATGAAAAGGAAACGTGA
- a CDS encoding ISL3 family transposase, translating into MSQTDLISYLGGWEGYRIAKVTTSGTDKQKRFEIVLVPRFQEKLLCPSCGKRCTGVHDTSVRLIRDLPILDAQTYLRVRRRRLWCPRCGPVLEALPWLEKYARVTARLAESVAKLCCVLPIKQVAEFYGLSWDQVKEIDKRSLQNGFGSVDLSDVEVIGMDEFALRKGHDYATVIVEPHRRKVLFVATGRGRESIRPFFQQLGEEGCKRLKAVAMDMNGAFETEVKANCPQAAIVYDLFHVVAKYSREVLDKVRNAEADRLKDDKKARKVIRTSRWLLLRNSRNVKGDDMLRLQELLEANQNLLTVYLLKEDLKQLWRFRCTEEAKLFWEQWHRRAMESNIEQLTTFAKRLQPYLQGILNHCLYQLHTGILEGINNKIKVIKRMAYGFRDHDYFFLKIRAAFPGIPG; encoded by the coding sequence TTGTCGCAAACCGATCTTATATCATATCTCGGAGGGTGGGAAGGATATCGTATTGCCAAGGTCACCACTTCAGGCACAGACAAGCAGAAACGGTTCGAGATAGTGCTGGTTCCAAGGTTTCAGGAGAAGTTGCTGTGCCCCAGTTGTGGTAAGCGCTGCACAGGGGTTCACGACACCAGTGTCCGACTCATACGCGACCTGCCGATACTGGATGCCCAAACGTATCTGAGGGTTCGGCGTCGCAGACTCTGGTGTCCCCGATGCGGACCTGTCCTTGAGGCGTTGCCATGGTTGGAGAAGTACGCTCGCGTCACAGCCAGACTTGCTGAGAGCGTAGCGAAGTTGTGCTGCGTTCTCCCAATAAAGCAGGTGGCAGAGTTCTACGGGCTATCCTGGGATCAGGTTAAGGAGATCGACAAACGGTCTCTGCAAAACGGATTCGGCAGCGTTGATCTCTCGGACGTCGAGGTAATCGGCATGGACGAATTTGCCCTTCGAAAGGGGCACGATTATGCAACTGTCATCGTGGAGCCGCACCGCAGGAAAGTGCTGTTCGTGGCAACGGGGAGGGGCCGCGAGAGCATTCGTCCGTTCTTTCAGCAACTTGGGGAAGAGGGGTGCAAACGACTCAAAGCCGTTGCTATGGATATGAATGGTGCCTTTGAGACGGAGGTGAAAGCTAACTGCCCTCAGGCCGCAATCGTCTATGACCTTTTCCATGTCGTAGCAAAGTACAGCAGAGAGGTCCTGGACAAGGTCCGCAACGCTGAAGCGGACCGCCTCAAAGATGACAAGAAAGCCCGCAAGGTAATCAGAACCTCGCGGTGGTTGTTGCTGCGGAATAGCCGGAATGTCAAAGGTGACGACATGCTTCGTTTGCAGGAACTATTGGAAGCAAACCAGAACCTCCTGACGGTTTATCTGCTGAAAGAGGACCTCAAACAGTTATGGCGTTTCAGGTGTACCGAGGAAGCGAAGCTGTTCTGGGAGCAGTGGCACCGACGAGCGATGGAAAGCAATATTGAACAGCTCACGACGTTTGCAAAGCGGTTGCAGCCCTACCTCCAGGGCATCCTGAATCACTGCCTTTATCAACTGCACACCGGCATCCTCGAAGGCATCAACAACAAGATCAAAGTGATCAAGAGAATGGCCTATGGCTTCCGGGACCATGACTACTTCTTTCTAAAGATTAGAGCGGCCTTCCCCGGAATTCCCGGATGA
- a CDS encoding LytR/AlgR family response regulator transcription factor, with the protein MKTREKVRGILDELSTPPESHPRSMVIDFLGRVLMISLSRLTVPDSAMAWAVSFMDLSEQTGACTNPQSGHLELKKMPIYEKGQFHFLSADQVYLIEADGNYCRIHTPLKKFHLLMSLKAVLQRFPSSDFFRVHKSFIVNLRHVKALGPGGDSRTVLSFYEPAIPAVPVSRRLVSAVKKAVSSGRTVHPAD; encoded by the coding sequence GTGAAGACCCGCGAGAAGGTGCGCGGCATTCTGGACGAACTGTCTACTCCGCCGGAATCGCACCCCAGGTCCATGGTGATCGACTTTCTCGGCAGGGTACTCATGATCAGCTTGTCTCGTCTCACGGTCCCGGATAGCGCGATGGCCTGGGCGGTGTCGTTCATGGATCTGTCCGAGCAGACAGGAGCCTGCACCAACCCCCAGAGCGGGCACCTGGAATTGAAGAAAATGCCGATCTACGAGAAAGGCCAGTTCCATTTCCTTTCCGCAGACCAGGTGTACCTGATAGAGGCCGACGGCAATTACTGCCGGATCCACACCCCACTCAAAAAATTCCACCTGCTGATGAGCTTGAAGGCGGTTCTGCAACGTTTCCCCTCCTCCGACTTTTTCCGGGTGCACAAGAGTTTCATAGTCAACCTCAGGCACGTGAAGGCGCTGGGGCCCGGGGGCGACAGCCGCACCGTTCTCTCCTTTTACGAGCCTGCTATTCCCGCCGTTCCGGTTTCCCGCCGCCTCGTGTCCGCAGTCAAGAAGGCCGTTTCCTCCGGAAGAACCGTTCATCCCGCAGATTAA